One region of Mycobacterium riyadhense genomic DNA includes:
- a CDS encoding ATP-grasp domain-containing protein: MNHPPHENTRGYVVLVDTYGPSASRLAPAFQAAGYLPIRVQSTPETPKLYRNCPDPFPFEFEFMYRGSLDETVSDVLPFRPVAVIAGCDHGVEFADALSEALHPLTGAPTNGTALSAARRDKYLMIERIKDCGLRGARQIKVRSEDQLRDWHAQLGGMAILKPLRSAANDGVTWCPTPEDSLLAFRRLNGRENVVNLPNDGVVAQEYLIGAEYLVNTVSRDGLHHVCDIWKTHRISANGVADLVVACQILPSTGEIQDQLVPYALDVLDALDIRYGAGHIEIKMTPDGPCLIEVGARVAGQDLPGYTAMAVGESQTEWMVDAYINPDRFKQRHGRPYELARNVAWALMVAPRSGVLAGYRGLEAIKELESFCDMRLLVKPGQQLHRTIDDSTYPISLTLMHAIDEVLLRDLATLRYLDGEGFYELADDA; this comes from the coding sequence GTGAACCATCCACCGCACGAAAACACTAGGGGCTACGTCGTCTTGGTGGATACCTATGGGCCGTCGGCGTCACGGCTTGCGCCGGCGTTCCAGGCCGCCGGCTATCTCCCCATCAGGGTGCAGAGCACACCCGAGACGCCCAAGCTCTACCGCAATTGTCCGGATCCGTTTCCCTTCGAATTCGAGTTCATGTATCGCGGCTCGTTGGACGAAACGGTAAGCGACGTATTGCCGTTTCGTCCGGTCGCGGTCATCGCGGGCTGCGACCACGGCGTCGAATTCGCCGATGCACTCAGCGAGGCCCTGCACCCATTGACCGGGGCACCAACCAACGGCACCGCTCTTAGCGCGGCGCGGCGCGACAAATACCTCATGATCGAGCGGATCAAGGACTGCGGTCTGCGCGGAGCACGACAAATCAAAGTGCGCAGCGAAGACCAGCTTCGGGACTGGCACGCCCAACTGGGCGGCATGGCCATCCTCAAACCACTGCGCAGCGCGGCCAACGACGGAGTCACCTGGTGTCCCACGCCCGAGGACTCCCTCCTGGCCTTTCGCCGACTCAACGGCAGGGAGAACGTGGTCAACCTGCCCAATGACGGTGTGGTGGCGCAGGAATACTTGATCGGCGCGGAGTATCTGGTCAACACCGTGAGCCGCGATGGTCTGCACCACGTGTGCGACATCTGGAAGACACACCGCATCAGTGCCAACGGAGTGGCCGACCTCGTGGTGGCGTGCCAGATCCTGCCGTCCACCGGCGAAATCCAAGATCAGCTCGTCCCCTATGCCCTCGACGTGCTCGATGCCCTCGACATCCGGTACGGCGCAGGCCATATCGAAATCAAGATGACTCCCGACGGGCCCTGCCTGATCGAAGTCGGCGCGCGGGTCGCGGGTCAGGACCTGCCCGGCTACACCGCCATGGCAGTCGGTGAATCCCAGACCGAATGGATGGTGGATGCCTACATCAATCCCGACCGATTCAAGCAACGCCACGGCCGCCCCTATGAGCTTGCGCGCAATGTCGCCTGGGCGCTGATGGTCGCGCCGCGTAGCGGCGTGCTGGCCGGCTACCGGGGGCTGGAGGCCATCAAAGAATTGGAAAGCTTTTGCGACATGCGGCTTTTGGTCAAGCCCGGACAGCAACTTCACCGCACGATCGACGACAGCACCTACCCCATCTCGCTGACGTTGATGCATGCGATCGACGAAGTGTTGCTTCGCGACCTTGCAACGCTGCGCTACCTCGACGGCGAGGGCTTTTACGAACTCGCTGACGACGCCTGA
- a CDS encoding SDR family NAD(P)-dependent oxidoreductase, whose amino-acid sequence MSNLHAGKVVLVTGGGSGIGRATACRFAREGAVVIVSGRTLEPLQETVSLIATHGGRAEALQANTVHEEEVARLVATIVDRHGALNVACNNAGVPGAGRASDGYSLDQWKHIVDTNLQGVWLSMKHQIAHMRTDSGGAIVNVASVAGVVGYYQSAPYTASKHGVVGLTRAAAIDHATEGIRVNAVCPGPVLTPMLVQAKAERGPQADEFYLSHIPMGRLGNPEDVANAVVWLASDEAAYITGQALAVDGGWTAQ is encoded by the coding sequence ATGAGCAACCTTCATGCCGGCAAGGTCGTCCTGGTCACCGGTGGCGGCAGTGGCATAGGCCGGGCGACGGCCTGCCGATTCGCCCGAGAAGGTGCGGTGGTGATCGTCTCCGGACGCACGCTCGAACCCTTGCAGGAAACCGTGTCCCTCATCGCGACCCACGGGGGCAGGGCCGAAGCGCTCCAGGCCAACACCGTCCACGAAGAAGAGGTGGCGCGACTCGTCGCCACGATCGTTGATCGTCATGGCGCATTGAACGTCGCGTGCAACAACGCCGGGGTGCCGGGAGCCGGCCGGGCCAGCGACGGCTACTCACTCGACCAGTGGAAGCACATCGTCGATACCAACCTGCAGGGAGTGTGGCTGTCGATGAAGCACCAGATCGCCCACATGCGAACCGATTCCGGCGGAGCGATCGTCAACGTCGCATCGGTTGCTGGCGTCGTCGGCTATTACCAATCCGCGCCGTACACCGCCAGTAAGCACGGTGTGGTCGGGCTCACCCGCGCGGCCGCCATCGATCACGCGACCGAAGGGATCCGGGTCAACGCGGTCTGCCCGGGGCCCGTCCTGACTCCGATGTTGGTCCAAGCCAAGGCCGAGCGGGGACCTCAAGCCGACGAGTTCTACCTGTCCCACATCCCGATGGGAAGACTCGGCAACCCCGAGGATGTGGCCAACGCCGTGGTTTGGCTGGCCTCCGACGAAGCCGCGTACATCACCGGGCAAGCCCTTGCTGTCGACGGTGGGTGGACCGCGCAGTGA
- a CDS encoding alpha-ketoacid dehydrogenase subunit beta: protein MTPMTYAEALNDALRQEMRRDERVVVLGEDVAVYGGIFGATKGLLDEFGPRRVVDTPISENGIVGAAIGMAMAGLRPVVEIMYSDFLCLALDTLANAAAVYPFISRGTVNVPLVVRTQGGPGNGAGPQHSKSLEQWTAHLPGVHTVLPSDAADAKGLLTAAIRSDDPVMVFEHKGLYGTEDLVPEGEHVTPLGTARVLHEGADITIIAMSGMVRHALDAAASLSACGVRAEVVDVRSLRPLDTETLVASARKTGRVVVAAETWLRYGPTAEIAAVIAEQAFDDLRAPVARVGALAVPYPASPHLESAVLSRGDTIVRAAQQLLATQMKRSRIDACDHT, encoded by the coding sequence AAGACGTTGCGGTCTACGGTGGGATCTTCGGTGCGACCAAAGGATTGCTAGACGAATTCGGTCCCAGGCGGGTGGTCGACACCCCGATCTCAGAGAACGGAATTGTGGGTGCCGCAATCGGAATGGCCATGGCCGGACTGCGCCCGGTTGTGGAGATCATGTACAGCGACTTTCTCTGCCTGGCCCTCGACACCTTGGCCAACGCCGCGGCGGTGTATCCCTTCATCTCACGTGGAACCGTCAACGTTCCGCTGGTGGTGCGCACACAAGGCGGCCCGGGCAACGGTGCGGGTCCCCAGCACTCGAAATCACTGGAGCAGTGGACAGCCCACCTGCCCGGCGTCCACACCGTGCTGCCCAGCGACGCCGCCGACGCGAAAGGGTTGCTGACCGCGGCGATTCGATCCGACGATCCCGTTATGGTGTTTGAACACAAAGGTTTATACGGCACCGAAGACTTGGTTCCCGAAGGGGAGCATGTCACGCCGCTGGGAACCGCACGAGTGCTCCACGAAGGCGCCGATATCACCATCATCGCGATGTCGGGGATGGTGCGCCATGCCCTCGATGCTGCCGCCAGCCTCTCGGCGTGCGGCGTGCGCGCCGAAGTGGTCGATGTGCGCTCCCTGCGTCCGCTGGACACCGAGACACTGGTTGCCTCGGCCCGCAAGACGGGCCGCGTTGTGGTGGCCGCTGAGACCTGGCTGCGGTACGGGCCCACCGCCGAGATCGCCGCGGTCATCGCCGAGCAGGCATTCGATGACTTGCGCGCCCCAGTAGCGCGGGTCGGCGCGCTGGCCGTGCCGTATCCGGCCAGCCCGCACCTGGAGTCGGCGGTTCTGAGCCGCGGCGACACGATTGTGCGGGCCGCCCAGCAGCTGCTGGCGACGCAAATGAAGCGCTCCCGAATCGACGCGTGCGACCACACATGA